A window from bacterium encodes these proteins:
- a CDS encoding proline--tRNA ligase, whose protein sequence is MRWSRTFIPTLRDDPADAVAASHRLLVRGGFIRQLMAGSYSMLPLGMRVATKVSDIIREEMNAIGGQEFLAPVVHPAELWKRTGRWDDVEGIMVKFEDRRGADLVLALTHEEVFAHLASELNSYRELPQLWYHLQTKFRDEARPKSGLLRVREFIMKDSYSLDIGPDGLDAQFEAHRGAYDRIFARMGLDSIQVEASSGNMGGSDSVEFVVRSDTGEDRVALCGNCGYAANLERAVSQPDQVQDEPWEGSPRPFPTPGVRTIAALTAMGRFAAARRQIKTLAYYVGDEFTLLVLRGDHDLEVQKLVDAVAGVVRPATAGEIVEKLGAHPGSLGAVGVEYPVIADPVLRGRSNMVTGANEDDFHLRGVDVARDLPVARWLDMRSVREGEACGSCPSGSLSLSRVIEVGHIFKLGLKYSEALGATVLDESGRPTPIVMGSYGIGVGRSMAAVVEVSHDGKGIIWPTSVAPFAVVITLLRPDNPAVAEAGERLYRDLDNAGIEVLLDDRNERPGVKFADAELVGIPYRLTIGPRGIDAGEAELVARDGSLAESVPLDQVVERLPALVS, encoded by the coding sequence GTGCGCTGGTCACGTACGTTCATTCCCACCCTCCGCGACGATCCGGCGGATGCGGTTGCGGCCAGCCACCGCTTGCTGGTCCGAGGCGGTTTCATCCGCCAGCTCATGGCCGGCTCCTATTCGATGCTCCCGCTCGGGATGCGGGTCGCCACCAAGGTCTCCGACATCATCCGGGAAGAGATGAACGCCATCGGCGGCCAGGAGTTTCTAGCGCCCGTGGTCCATCCGGCCGAGCTGTGGAAGAGGACCGGCCGCTGGGACGACGTCGAGGGGATCATGGTCAAGTTCGAGGATCGCCGGGGCGCCGACCTCGTGCTGGCCCTCACCCACGAGGAGGTGTTCGCCCACCTCGCCTCGGAGTTGAACTCCTACCGGGAACTGCCCCAGCTCTGGTATCACCTCCAGACCAAGTTCCGGGACGAAGCCCGGCCCAAGTCCGGCCTCCTCAGGGTGAGAGAGTTCATCATGAAGGACTCCTACTCGCTGGACATCGGCCCTGACGGCCTCGACGCGCAGTTCGAGGCCCACCGCGGCGCCTACGACCGGATATTCGCCCGCATGGGCCTCGATTCGATCCAGGTGGAGGCGTCGTCGGGCAACATGGGTGGCAGCGACTCCGTGGAGTTCGTGGTGCGCTCGGATACCGGTGAGGACCGCGTCGCCCTGTGCGGCAACTGCGGATACGCCGCCAACCTCGAACGTGCTGTCAGCCAACCCGACCAGGTGCAGGACGAGCCTTGGGAGGGCTCGCCCCGGCCTTTCCCGACTCCGGGGGTCCGCACCATCGCGGCGCTCACCGCGATGGGCCGGTTCGCGGCCGCCCGGCGGCAGATCAAGACCCTCGCCTACTACGTGGGGGACGAGTTCACATTGCTGGTGCTGAGGGGCGACCACGACCTCGAAGTCCAGAAGCTGGTCGACGCGGTGGCCGGCGTGGTTCGCCCGGCGACTGCAGGAGAGATCGTCGAGAAACTCGGCGCTCATCCAGGGAGCCTCGGAGCGGTTGGGGTGGAGTATCCCGTGATCGCCGATCCGGTCCTTCGGGGCCGTTCCAACATGGTGACCGGCGCCAACGAGGACGACTTTCACCTGCGAGGGGTGGACGTGGCGCGCGACCTCCCGGTGGCAAGATGGCTCGACATGCGCTCGGTGCGGGAGGGGGAGGCTTGCGGGAGTTGCCCGTCCGGTTCCCTCTCGTTGTCGCGAGTGATCGAGGTGGGTCATATCTTCAAGCTCGGCCTCAAATACAGCGAAGCCCTCGGGGCCACCGTTCTCGACGAGTCGGGACGGCCCACGCCCATCGTGATGGGTTCCTACGGGATCGGTGTGGGGCGGTCGATGGCTGCCGTGGTCGAGGTCAGCCACGACGGAAAAGGGATCATCTGGCCCACCTCCGTGGCGCCGTTCGCGGTGGTGATCACCCTTCTCCGACCCGACAACCCGGCAGTTGCCGAGGCGGGAGAACGCCTCTACCGCGACCTGGACAACGCCGGGATCGAGGTCCTGCTGGATGACCGCAACGAGCGTCCGGGGGTCAAGTTCGCCGATGCCGAGTTGGTCGGGATTCCCTACCGGCTGACCATAGGCCCCCGGGGTATCGACGCCGGAG